ataatagaaaagcaaagaagaacaattattatgaattacctcttattgaattgaaagaaaatggaaggaacaatagtagatctacaacaaagcataggaataacataaaggaaattacaataaaagagtagaagaagatgaatgtaacaacaaggaattgataAGATataagtagaagaagatgaattaaaatctagatctaagaactaaacctaatcctaatcctaatcctagagagaagtgagagcttctctctctagaaactaattctcCCTCcaaaactaagctaaactaaactaatggtaactaacatctaAAGCATGAAAGTatgttcattcccccttcaatccttggcttaaatagcatcaaaaatgagttggattgggcccacaagacttctaaaatcgctggccacgttttgctttaagtgaaccaggtggcatcaacaccatacgtgtagcaactatggcaaatcttatatcgtttcaaagccccggatgttagctttctaacccaactggaaccgcatcatttggacctctgtagctcaagttatggtcgtttaagtgcgaagaggtcggcttgacagctttccggttctttcatttcttcatgagttctccaacttttcatgcttctttcttcattcccttgatccaatctttgtctcctaaaccttaaatcacttaacaaacatatcaaggcatctaatggaatcaaggagaattagatttagctattttaagtcctaaaaagcatgttttcactcttaagcacaattaaaggagaatatacaaaaccatgctatttcattgaataaatgtgggtaaaaggttataaaatcccctaaaatcaatacaagataaaccctacaaatagGGTTTATCAGTCACTGTGCTGAGAACGGTGGCTGCTCTGAGCGTGGGGGCTGTGCTGAGAGTGCTGAGAATGGTGGCTGTGCTGAGAGTGGTGACTGGCCTGAGAGTGATGGCTACCATGAATGTAGGCCGGTGGCTGTGGTATATAATAAGGAATCGTCTCAAACACTACATGTTGTGGGGCAGGTGGCTGTGGGGCAGGTGGCTGTGGGGCAGGTGGCTGTGGATGATGAGGAACGTAGGCCGTCAATCTCAACAGATGTCCATAGGAGCGTACGTACCAATCCCGATACTCTACCGTCGGGAAAAAATCCCAGGTCGGAAGGGGGTGCCGATCCCGCAATCGACTGTGTCGCCTGTTGGCCCACTCCTCTATCCATGCCCCATGCAAAACTGTCCAGTCATGTGGCTGCACTCCACGTAGAATGACGCAATGCTGATCAACTGGAATATCCTTTACTGCCCACGGAGGAGGTTGTGCATATCCATACTGACGCATCACTCGGTCCGCAGGGTGCCACTCGACACACTCGAATGACAACAACGGAGCAACGATATCACACACCTCAAGATGGGGATATAACTCGTCCGGAACGATCAATCCGTGATACGGCCGCCACTCAAACTGCCACATTATTATTGGCATATTAGAACCCTAACAATAATGGATTGAAAAACGGAACAgctaaaatataactatttacCTCTTGCATGTAGTCTATGTCATACCTGAATGTCTCTACGGTCTTGGATAACCACGCTGTAGTCCGTTCCAAATGACTCCACCTAACACATTATTAatcgaaaaaatttaaataaaacaccATAAGTCAAACATGCATCATGAATATAACACACGACTAAAATAAGACTTATTACCTCCTGGCAACTGGTATCTCGGCGGGTGAAAGGGTTTGTCTCGGTACGGGAGCAAGACACGGCATTCGCTCCCATGCCCAAACAAACAATAGATTCAGAGGGCCATCCATCTCCTTAGTATCATATCGTGATGCACGGCATAGTGCTTTGTAAAGATAAGCGAGACAAGCTGACCCCCAACTATAAGTTTGGATCTGCTCGAAATCGCGAAACAATGGTAGATACTTCGCATGGGCATATGCGGTCGACTTGTCCGTGAATAGGGTCGACCCTAACAAACAGAAGATATGACATCTGACGTATCTCCTGATGGACTCCTCAGTATCCAACGGCTCTGCATCTCTAATACGTCGAACCCAAGCCAACTTTATATAGGACTTCACATTATGACTGACTGATGGCTCACGACCGAATATCGCTATGCCCTGACTTTGAACGAACTCGCTACTACTATCTGTCCATCCACTGACAGGCTCTCCATCAATGGGTAGGCCGAATATATGAGCGACATCCTCTAATGTCACTGTAACCTCACCGATTGGCAATACAAAGCTATGGGTTTCAGGCCTCCACCTTTCAACCAGAGCAGCTAACATGGGGTGAAATCCTCTTATGACTCCAAGTCTGGAGACGTGGTAGAATCCCGTGGCGCGTAAGTGGTTCTCCACCATCAGATTCCACGTCTGTGGTGGATCCAGTTTATGCACCAATAAATTCCTGTTAAGCTGCATCAACAAAGATACATGttacattaattaaataataatccttataaatattataataaatattcacatatttatgcgataataatatttaataatattaaccTATCACGTATTATTTTAGTAAtctttatttatcaatttatttattttttctattttttaataacaatatagtataatataatataatatactattattttttatacatttacatatttaatttattataatatttacttACTCACGCAACATATATTATTACAAAGTCAGAATATGTTTTTTATTCTTCAACATATTATATACAGAATAATATTCTCAACACCAAAATATACAtgtatcataaaaaaaatacataaaaaataaaataatttaaatacatcaaaaaaaaatttatttacttaCATAAATAGGATGATCCAAATAGTTGATAATATGTTTTTCAGGTGTCAGATAATTACGTACCATTTTTTTAATCCTTTAAactaatattctttttatttccACGTATAAACTTAACTCACCACTATTCACTACTACTCACTATACTCTCCTCACTAATACTACCCAACTCACTTCTTTCTCTCCTTCTCCCGtgtatttcttttctttcagtTCAAACACTATGAAtgggaggagaagaagagagccCAACGACATGCATATATACATGGAGTATCACTGGCACTGGTTCCCGGGGTGGGGCTGTCTCCTGCATGCAGGCAGCACTGCAACACGCCCCCTGCGTGGTGCAGCAGGTGCTTTGGGACTCCGCGCAGCTCTGCCATGCCTCACGGGCCTCGACATACCACGCCCCTGGCGTGATGACTCACCACGCCAGCCACCACGTCCCCGGCGTGCTGTCACCTGGCTTTCCACCTCAGCCACCACGCCCCCGGCGTGCTGCCAATTGGCTCTCCCGCTCAGCCACCACGCCCCCGGCGTGTTGAGGGTCAGCTCCATCCTCCGGTAATTCTCCTCCTTGGCCAATATCCGGCCAATTCACCAACACTGCATCCATCCTCCGGTAATTCTTCTCCTTGGCCAATATCCGGCCAATTCACCAACACTGCATccataaagaaaataatttccGTAATTCATTTATATTGGGCCTCAGTCTTATTGGGTTTCATCATTAACTTAGAAACTATAGCACGTGCATTTTAGTAGCATCCCCTTCAAACGCAAGAGGTATATATAGAGACCAGAGTTAGATACGCACCCATCGTATCACAACAGGATCAACAGAAACTTCCCATTTCTCGTTTACTCTAATCCCTTTTTCCAATGAATTTCTTTAAATCCATTCTCTCCGACGATCCAGATTCCCCTGGATCTGAACATGATATCCGACAATGCGCCTCACCCGCAAAACGCAACCGATACTGATCCCTCCACATCCGACACCGCCAAGGCCACCGCCGACCACAGTGACGGCGTCGATGGCAGCGGGTGGATTCGGTTCGGTGGCCTGATCAAAACCCTAACCTCCAAATCCGAATCGATAATCGAGACGTACCGCCGGGACCTCCAAGAATTCGGCACGGGACTCAAGAAGGAGATCGAGGTCGCCCATGGCTCCCTCGAGACGGTGGGCCAGGCCATCGATCAGTTGGGATCTACTGTTGTCAAAGGAACGGCCCAGATCATCTCCCAAGGAAAGGAAGCAATCCTAGCCGCCGATCTCGATTCCGATTACAATAGCAACAAAAGCACTAAAAGCCCTAGCAAAGATAGTAGTTGCTCGAATTTGAAAGGGTATAGTAGGTTTGAAGCTCAGATTCGTGCTATTCAGGGTGATGCTAGCACTTACAATGATGAGCCTGAGGATTTGGAAGAGTATGGAAAGTGGAAGTCAGGATTTTCGTTGGAAGGGAAGGATGAGGAATTGGAGGATTTGCTTAGTGAGAATGATGCTATGGAGAGTATTTACAAGATGCTTGTTCCGAATAGCGTGGATAATGAGAGTTTCTGGTTAAGGTATTTCTATAAGGTATATAAGCTGAAGAAAGCTGAGGATGTGAGGGCTAGGCTTGTGACGACAATGTCAAGGGAAGAGGAGGATTTGAGTTGGGATGTAACAGATGTTgaagatggtggtggtggtggtggtggtggtggtggtggtagggTGTGATTGATAAGGAGGTTAGTAGTGAGACTTTGGCAATTGAGGGGAATTCTGAGTTGCAAGGTAGTAAATTTGGTGAAAAGGGTGTGGtcgaaacaaagaaattgagtGTGGAAGTGGGGCAAATTCTTCTCAGGAGGAGTCTAAGGTGGAAAAGGGAAATAGTTCATTGCAAAGTGAAAGTAAGGAACATGGCAATGATTCTGTTGGGGAAACTAAAGTTGAGAGTTCAGTGATTGCTCAAAAGGCGGATGACGGAAGCAACTCATGCAAGGAAGTCGTGAAGGAAGTGGTTGAATCTGGGAAGAATAGTGATTATGCAGCTGGTTCTGATGAGAAAGTGATAGTGGAAACAAAAGTTGATGATGGAAAACCTCCGGTGGTTGAGGCAAGTAAGAGCCTGGCACACGAGGAAGAGGAGGATCTCGGTTGGGATGAGATTGGGGATCTCAGTAGTATTGATGAAAAGAAGACAAGTCCGCCACGGAGTGGAAGCCCAAGCAAAGTTGATGTGCGGAAGCTACTGAGtgttgcagaggaagaagaagcctTGAGTTGGGAcattgaagatgatgatgatgatgctgttAAGTCTTGAGACACTTGATGCTCACTGATCTGAGTTCTGGTGAGGCATAATTATGTAagtgtgattatgattattctTTGATAAGTGAAATTAAAttagcattttctttgtttctatGTATGTATAAATTGATTTAGAAATAGTGGTGTCATTTGTTTTGTCCTTGTATGAAAAACAATTGTTTCTATATAGATTATCTTGTCTTTTTAAATTTGTCAGTTGTTTCGAATATTTATAAGATTATGCTGACTTCAAACAGAATTTTGGATGACTCTTCATGACAATTCCCTCACTATTTCTTTTATAAGTTAATCGATCTGTTGTAATTATTAGTGCCAGCAAATTATCCTTTTTAAATTCAGAATTGGTTATAGTTGCATCGTTTAGAATACTCTTCTTTAAATAGCTCTTCGAGTTAGTctaatttgttatattaaagAGCTTTATCAATGGAAACAATTAACCAGCAACTTGTTCATTTGATTTAAGTGTGTTGAAAGTTTGAAGTATAAGTAAGCACATTTACCCTATAAATATATTAGTTCTCTCTAAACTAATAAACGTATCAAGTAGTGCCCGCCGAGTGAAAAAATGAAGGTATGAAGACGACGGATGACAGATCAGAAAGTaattaaagaaacaaaaatctTCATTGGAAGCATTTAAAGCAGTACCTTTCTATTTCAGTTAAAACAGTATGAAGATCAGATGTGGCAGTCCAGAAATGTTTGGAAACGAATCATTTGATATGTAAATGTACTGAAATGTAAATGTACCAATACAGTATTAAGTAGATAAACATAACTTTGAATGATGTTGAtgtttaatatgaaaaatataaccTATCTCTTAATTCACACTCTTCACATTTGAAAGCTAGATTTCTAAAGCCCTTAAACTGATTGGAACACATACTAACCTATTGTGAACTCTATAGTTTATACCTTATAAGCTATCCGTCTAATaagttcaaaaagaaaaagacggGGGAGGGGTGAAAAATGGATAAAAGACACTCTTCTAGCAGCAATCGGGCTCCTTTGTACAACAAATGGACATCCTCCACTGTTCCAAGGTAACTTTCTTGATTCACATTCCTTTGAAACCAGTGCTGCTTCAAACTAAAATCTTACCTTAACCTCCAACTGTAATGCTGGGTTCAGAAGTTGACTCTCCCATATGTGAATTGGTTGGCGATGATAATGCCATCAGGCGTCCCTTTTGGGCTCGAGGTGGGAGATGCCTTGCAGGTTTCCTGGATGCTACCTTCCAAGGCAAGAAAACCCCAGTCCCAGCGCCACCAGGAAGTTTGCCAGGGTTCATTGCTATAGGGTGTACAGGGTTTGTTAGCATGACCATTGGAGCATGAAGTATTCCCCATTTGGGCATCATGTCCATAGTCTCATAGCTGCTTACAGCTCCATTTGGCACAGCATATGGACTAGCAATGCCGGGTTGCCAAAGAGTCATTGCGTTTGTCATGGTAGGAGTTAGTGACTGGCATTGATTGGAGTCTGGCCTCACTCTAAAGAAGGTGATGCTAATCCTTCTGTTCGGTGATGGACACATTACGTGTCTTGCCATGTCTGCACTATTTCCTCTCATCACTAAAAGAGACCTGCCAAAGTAAgattttcattatctaatatGCACTGTTACCTATCTGCTTTTAGAAGAAGATACACACATTACATGATGCCTCAAATTTGTTTGCATAATAAGATGAATATTATCGTCACTTTTGTCATTAAGGGCAACTGTATCGGTGTTTCTTGATGCAGCCACTGAATATGAATGAGAAGagatattatgaaaaaataagcTATGAAGGATCACAATGGGGTCCTGTAATGCACCCTTTATGTAAATGATGAAAATGCAAAATAGCTATTAAGTTTTCTTAGGCAGAAAAACTATATAATTTTGTGGATTGGAAGTGCTTGCAAGATTCTATGTTACCCAAGGATAAAGGAAATGGAGAGAAGCAAGATCCGAATAATATGGgcgttattattattgtaacaTGTATAGTTGCATCCTGTGGAAAGCTTGTATAATAGCATTTCACATTATTCACTTACATGATGAAGCTATTTCTTCCTTCATATCCAGCACTGTGAATAgaatcttaaataataaatggaAGATTAGGACTGCAAAGAGTAAAGTTGTTTGATATGTACCCCTTCTTCAATGAGAGCATGAGTGGCCCCTTGTAGTTCCCATCATTTTCACTCATTAGGATACGTCCAAAAGCCATAGTTGAATCAGAGAGAAGAAGGGTTGATATAGGCTGGTCCAGATGGGGTGGTTTCAGGAATGGCTGAGAAAATTCCCCCTAAAATTATAGACATAGCTATGTTATTTCATTGTAGCAACAGATGCTTATACAGTTGTACAACCTTCCTAAAATGTACTGACACCGGATAAATGAAGTAAAGGGAAAACAATACCTCCTCAAAGAAGTTAATGATACAACCATTTGGCCTTTTATACTCTGGAATTAACTTCCATTGTATAAGGTGATCAATGACACCATGAAGAAGTGCTGGAATCGGTTCTATGTTGCCTGTAAAAACACATGAAAACAAAAAAGGGAGAGTAGAATTACACATCACACCACTCTACCAAAGTTATCAAGTTTTTTCTACTTATCATTTCTTACTCTTTGCATCATTTATCTGCCCGAATATCGGAACACCTAGCTGAATCAGCTCTCTCTTGTTCCCCTTCATCTGCTTGTTGAATAGTATGAAAGTTTCACCTACATTTATTCATGGAGATGTTGCAATTAGTAATCTAAAAACAGTGACTACAGGACAGCTATGATCAAATTAATCAGCTGGTTTCCGGCCAGTTTGACCGGTTTCTAGTCGGTTTACCGGAGAGTTCCCCTTTCTGGCCAGCCACATGGATCTCGTTTACAAAATCAGTCAGCTTACATATTTCTGAGTCATTGAAAATGGCTTCATATAACTTCAATCCTTTCACAACATTAACCTGATAATtggaacaattttttttctgttaGCAATTTCCACCTGTTTTACTTATAAAAGAATGCATTTAGTTTGTGAAAAGAATTGATGAACTTGCCATATGGCCCTTCACTGACTCCTTTGCTTGGAAACCTTTTGTCAACTTTATCAGTGATGAGCGTCCTTCACATTCTTCGTGATTGGAACATATGCTAATGTTTGTCAAACTGGGGTGCATTTCTTGAGATCCTGCTCATCAGACCAAAGAAAATCTTTGAAAATTTAATACCCagcaaaaatttaatgcatgctttttaattatcaattgtTAAATAGATTCAAGAGTTGACACCACCCATATGTACTAAAGAAGTTCACTTATCAAAATTTAGTTATTAGAGATATTGTGAATTCCAGTTGGTAGAACCTCTGATTATCTTGCAGGTGTCAAATCCTACTAGGCCGTTAAAATAGACAACCTTAGAGAGCTTAACTAGATGTTTGACAAAACTAACCTAAACTGTCACTATATAACACTCATATccttttaaatgaaaaatattaaatgcaATTTGTttaccatttaaaaaaaaaaattaagaaaacaaaTTAGAAAGAGATCGCGGCAACACATGTCATGAGCAATGTCCCCACGGTGGTAGTGCAATTAATAAAGGGAATTGAAGAAGAGATGTGGAGTCTAGGCATGGCAATAATGGTATAATAATACAAACAAAAGAATGATGGCtccttcaaaaatcaaaaaaaaaaaaaaaaaacatggaaGGCAGCAGCACATGTCCCCTCTATGAAATAAATACATCTGGCTGCCTAAACATGTGTTTCTTTCCAATTTCTTTTCTCAACCGTTGTTATTCATTTGTTCCCTTGCTTTCCATTGATAGGACTCATGTTACTATTAGTCTATTACCCTGAACTCTACACATAACATAAcactatattatttatttgtttttataatatttacatATTTGTAGATATAAAAAAgatgtttaaaattttgatataacgTCACGTGAAGAGTTATAATTAGTAGTTATATTGATATAAATATCactattttttataagaaatGACATTTGTATTATTCTTTGTCTACATTctttttacaaattttctaGTATAAGAGATTATATTAAGAGGATTGTAAAAgaacattcatcaaagttactGGAATAAGCTTTTTAAGAAAAAACTTTTTAACatatcaaatatttaatgtattaaaAACTTGAATCTTTTAagcttctaataaaaaaaaaaatacttttgattttgatttttttaaaaaaagtatctTTAAAAACATATTCTTATTcgtagaaggaagaagaaaaacgcATTCAACACGGCTCATTGATGCATGACTTGACACCTTGATTTTGATGAGGAATTAAATcgtttgaaaaaataaaatcaacaaattCTAAGTTGATTATACAAAGTTATACGAGGTGACGAATATAAACTACTAAGATCATATTAAACTACAAAGTAATAAGAAACATCTCACTTTTATGCACACAAAATTAAGTACTAATATGATGCAACATTCTTCCAAATTTTACTTATTAACAAGGTTGCATTAAATGATTAATCTACAAGAAAAATCAATGTTTTTTTCCCCCCTCTGGCAGGATTATTGAGGGTTGATTAAATTAAGAGTGGAGAATATTGGTACCATTACCATATATTCCAAAATCCAACCAACCCAACCCAACCCAGTCCCATTGAGAGGGAAGGCCGCACGCACGTGCTAAGATACCATTTAGATGGAACCAGTCACGTGACGTCAACAACCATATTATGCCGTCTGCTATGATGTTTCCGCCGCCTGTAATAAAATCATTGTTCGTATCTCTAGATCTCTCCTTCATTAACGTTGTTATCTTCGTCAATCATCACTACACCTAAGCTTCTAAATTAAGGTtgacaaagtaaaaaaaatctaaCTGTATATGGTAtaaattatctaattaataattgtttaagttttatttcctgtttttattaatttttttattttagagaattaACCCCAACTAACCCTCTTTCTCTCTTAAATTATAATATggttattgttaaaaaaaattaaataatttattcttcTAATCAATctctttaaaaatctttttagatTCCAAGCATTGCTTATATTACTTTCAATTgacttttaaatataaaataacattttGCACATTATAATTGATATCGACTTACACCTCTTcgattaaataataaaaaataaaagcacaatggtttgagaaaatattttttatttttgttttgaaattagtTAAAAGGTGTTCAAAGAGACTAAGAGCATTGGTTAATAAAATcgaaataaaaatgttatttttttcaaaatttaaaaggtttatatttttctattcaaattttttaattatgatttccttaaaaattattatcttaatGTATTTGTTAATAagactgttttattttaatactttttgttattggaatattataaaaaaaaataaaaatgatagaatttcattttccattttacttttatattggCTTTTCAtctttataaaattctaaaaataaaaaataaaagatacaaATACAAATCAAATATATCCTAATTTTTTAGGTGCGTAAATAACATCGTTATTTTCATCACATGCAACTTTGTTTACATTAAGAAATGTTTTAATGCACAGGTAGGTATTATGGACAGAATCTTTGAACTGCATTCTCAgcttaaaattactttaaaatcaTCGCAATTCCACACCAAATAAAAAGTCACAAATTCATATAtcttggtaaaaaaaaagaaaatcacaaAGTAATAGACTTATTTGTtctacaattaaaaaattatatacacaCCAAAAATCAAACGGTACAAAATGCGTTTGGTAAGTATAAGGGATACacgaaaaatgttttaatataCTTTCTGGTGGAACATTacatgaaaatatttaaaattatttccactaaaaaatttagatttaaatatagttaattcaataaaaaaaattcggcTAAAAacgaattaaaaaaatatttgataactactcgtaaaaataaatcaatatttttcagttgaaaaagattaaaaactaatttcttTATCCAATAATCAAATAAcaacttttaatttcttttaaagtAGTAATATTTACTCGTTCACtgttttattatcttattatcagataaaagaaattaattttttaacaaatcattttttgtcaaattaatcacttttttaaaaattaaatatttatatactttttaaatatattaagatattaatacatttaaatatattatttttttagttagacTCAAACTCGCAATTTTTAAATGAGGAGAGATTatactatttaaattataagtttataacTCATTAGCTAAAAAAAAATGAGACTATTATCTTAAAAAGGAAGAGAGCAtacatcaaaaattcaaaaataacagaatttattgtttttattttttaccatcatttctaattattaatatttctttaatttaataaactaattatatatttttaattcataattttaatgattaaataaaaacaataaattctggTTATTTTCTAAAAGTTCCACCTAGTCAGGGTAGCTCAGCGTGACCGTAAAGTTATATATTGGAAAAGAATAGTGTTGGAAAATGGAGGATCAAAAAGGTTGAACCATGTCTGCGGTCTACCATTGCGCAACGGAAATTAATTTTGACCCTATTACTATAAACAATTTCTATACAAATCTCATTTCCATGTCAAATAATACTATTAACTCTCGTGTTCAAATTTGTTAAACTCTaatgatgaataaaataaaaacgactTTTATATGTTTCgagtattaatatatttaattcaatatactactaatttttaataagatgtcataaaataaaacaaattttgcTTCTTTGAAAAGATATACATACACAGAAAGTTTCATGATTTCGTCCCTACAATTATATCAcacaaaccaacaaaaattgtttaaataataataataataataataaatcaccGGTGCCTTCTTTTAGAGAgaggaaatttaaaaaatcccTGCTTTATGAAAACAACGAATGAATTTGCAGAGAAATGAAAAGTGAAGCTTAATTAAAGCTTTTAGAAGGATGAATcgtgaataagaaaagaaagaattaagatatgtaattaattagattgttaattgtaattaattaaagTACCTGAATCAGTAATCTCGCTCTCTGGAGATTCATACTCCTCATGACTCTGTTGAGCTTCGCCTTCGCCTTCGCCATTTCCAACACTCTCCGTCACTTCCTCCTCCACTTTCCCCTTCTCACCGTCTCCGCCGCCATTACTCTCCGCCTCCGCCTCCTCCGCCGTCGCCGTCTTCTTTTCGGTGACCTTGCGGAGCTCGAGAGTCACGTCAGCAATGGAGTGGTACTTCTGCATCTGGATGACGGGAATCCAGTTGAGCCTGCGGCGGTGTATGGCAGCGAACACGGCGTCGTACTCGTCGGAGGATGAGGCTGCGGCAGCTAGGTGAGAGCAGAGGGCGTCGATGATGGCATTTGCAGCAGCGAATTCGCCGCGGAACCAGGCGAGTATGGCGTCCTTGGCGAAGGAATCCGACACGACCATTGGCGGATCGGTACGAGGAACAGCAGCAGTTACAGCCGCCATGAGAATCAGAGTCGAAGCAATTGAGGAAAGGAAAGGAAGCTTGTCCCAATA
This portion of the Arachis duranensis cultivar V14167 chromosome 6, aradu.V14167.gnm2.J7QH, whole genome shotgun sequence genome encodes:
- the LOC107492842 gene encoding LOW QUALITY PROTEIN: uncharacterized protein LOC107492842 (The sequence of the model RefSeq protein was modified relative to this genomic sequence to represent the inferred CDS: deleted 3 bases in 2 codons), translated to MNFFKSILSDDPDSPGSEHDSDNAPHPQNATDTDPSTSDTAKATADHSDGVDGSGWIRFGGLIKTLTSKSESIIETYRRDLQEFGTGLKKEIEVAHGSLETVGQAIDQLGSTVVKGTAQIISQGKEAILAADLDSDYNSNKSTKSPSKDSSCSNLKGYSRFEAQIRAIQGDASTYNDEPEDLEEYGKWKSGFSLEGKDEELEDLLSENDAMESIYKMLVPNSVDNESFWLRYFYKVYKLKKAEDVRARLVTTMSREEEDLSWDVTDVEDGGGGGSKFGEKGVVETKKLSVEVGQILLRRSLRWKREIVHCKVKVRNMAMILLGKLKLRVQIAQKADDGSNSCKEVVKEVVESGKNSDYAAGSDEKVIVETKVDDGKPPVVEASKSLAHEEEEDLGWDEIGDLSSIDEKKTSPPRSGSPSKVDVRKLLSVAEEEEALSWDIEDDDDDAVKS
- the LOC107492841 gene encoding RNA demethylase ALKBH10B, with product MAAVTAAVPRTDPPMVVSDSFAKDAILAWFRGEFAAANAIIDALCSHLAAAASSSDEYDAVFAAIHRRRLNWIPVIQMQKYHSIADVTLELRKVTEKKTATAEEAEAESNGGGDGEKGKVEEEVTESVGNGEGEGEAQQSHEEYESPESEITDSGSQEMHPSLTNISICSNHEECEGRSSLIKLTKGFQAKESVKGHMVNVVKGLKLYEAIFNDSEICKLTDFVNEIHVAGQKGELSGETFILFNKQMKGNKRELIQLGVPIFGQINDAKSNIEPIPALLHGVIDHLIQWKLIPEYKRPNGCIINFFEEGEFSQPFLKPPHLDQPISTLLLSDSTMAFGRILMSENDGNYKGPLMLSLKKGSLLVMRGNSADMARHVMCPSPNRRISITFFRVRPDSNQCQSLTPTMTNAMTLWQPGIASPYAVPNGAVSSYETMDMMPKWGILHAPMVMLTNPVHPIAMNPGKLPGGAGTGVFLPWKVASRKPARHLPPRAQKGRLMALSSPTNSHMGESTSEPSITVGG